Proteins found in one Bacteroidales bacterium WCE2008 genomic segment:
- a CDS encoding Signal transduction histidine kinase: MKIRKFLAFWLLIICCSGAFAQPRNFRHYRTEDGLQSNTILSCMQDSNGFIWIGTKDGLSIFDGSEFRNFEAAGHKSCMNGRIQSIVEAPDGKIWIDSSNGIGFYDPLTDVVTVVDEKMVQNQNYINIDKEGDVWVSSRKRIMRYISSAGHWETYSCNLAPSTQPGAVSDDGRIWFGEMGGSLRYFDRSTGIFRFLDVLPEEDIEKGVVFSDIAASENNTLLLSTSDNRIFRLDVTTGKAVCINQLQDWIKVNCILSEDEGRYLVGCLQGVLVCSDSLGTENFITDDDPHSLSNTNVTCMTKDSDGNIWLGTYHGGVNLYHNPQHRIIQHYKNTSGTSITGKIVRAICSDNNGDIWVGTEDGGLCRFIVKERRIEDLAALNSFGVNNYHSIIRNGDEMWVATFGRGIFILDAASGEFKDHLDIGDNQIINIMRASNGYVYIGTATGLYLYREGRETMKIPELQNAMVHYCFQDSRGNVWIGTYGRGLWKKKATENLFKYVESPDYITYLYEDPLANLWIATEGEGACYRNIDSDDEFTYITKEDGLPSNITCAITCGILGNIWISTIKGLVMYNPYNKIVEKVYQDDNGTVGDSYCYGACYQSPNGNLHFGTYNGLIVFSPENLGNPIDDATLFITDIHTGAGKTFKALKEKGKSTIYSEEISFKKKDGTPLTIGFSAICYSNMGTIRYRYSLMKRGKGETVTTTENKAVYTDLAPGTYVFDVSIEGNNTPQGHRTLKIKVVPPLYLSMMAQICYIAIALLIGLSLLMHYIRRKRFEEEQKMVQMEALKQKEIYDAKINFFTNITHEIRTPLSLIKMPVEKIIEEKAYPEKSKEDIMTIKANTERLLNLTNQLLDIKKMEKGEITINCSDFDICQFSRKISDYFRTAIHDRHLQFSLDIPDGKINVNTDSDKVEKIICNLMSNAVKYSQSKIAFTLTRLDNGKIRIRVDSDGYHLTEDEREKIFMPFYQVRTVTSQLIGSNGTGLGLPYSRHLAAALGGDLYVDSSDNENNSFVFEFPVKSKIVAETKEKPEKDEYIDEGAESGRHCLLVVEDSEEMKSYLCKELGKDYKVLSAANGEDAIVVLQNHKVDMVISDIMMPVMDGYQLCNRIKNDIEFSHIPVILMTAAVGVKTHIETLDVGAEGYIEKPFSIDLLKAQINNLFMNREITYNQFATSPLTHFNSVVMNNIDKDFMDRLLEVISDRISEQELNIDTLTEALHTSKSTLFRKVKANIGVSVNEYIRICRLKKAAELLSTNKYKINEVAYLTGFSSPSYFATCFQKQFNISPSNFIKNLTTTR; this comes from the coding sequence ATGAAAATTCGAAAATTTCTGGCCTTTTGGCTGTTGATTATCTGCTGTTCCGGCGCGTTCGCCCAACCACGTAACTTCCGGCATTACAGGACCGAAGACGGTCTCCAGAGCAATACCATTCTCTCCTGCATGCAGGACAGCAACGGATTTATCTGGATAGGGACAAAAGACGGGCTCAGCATTTTCGACGGATCCGAGTTCAGGAACTTCGAGGCCGCAGGCCACAAGAGCTGCATGAACGGACGCATCCAGTCTATAGTCGAAGCGCCGGACGGCAAGATATGGATAGACTCCTCCAATGGCATCGGTTTCTATGATCCTCTGACTGACGTCGTTACCGTTGTCGACGAAAAGATGGTCCAGAACCAGAATTATATAAATATAGACAAAGAAGGAGACGTCTGGGTCTCATCCAGGAAAAGGATAATGCGATACATCAGCTCCGCCGGGCACTGGGAGACATATTCATGCAACCTCGCCCCTTCTACCCAGCCGGGAGCGGTAAGCGACGACGGACGAATCTGGTTCGGGGAAATGGGAGGCAGCCTGCGATACTTCGACCGCAGCACCGGCATATTCCGCTTCCTCGACGTCCTTCCGGAAGAGGATATAGAAAAGGGAGTCGTATTCAGCGACATAGCCGCTTCCGAAAATAACACCCTGCTACTCTCCACCAGTGACAACCGCATATTCAGACTGGACGTAACCACAGGCAAGGCTGTCTGCATCAACCAGCTCCAGGACTGGATCAAGGTCAACTGTATTCTCTCCGAAGACGAGGGCCGGTATCTCGTAGGCTGCCTGCAGGGCGTCCTGGTATGCTCGGATTCTCTCGGGACAGAGAACTTCATCACCGACGACGATCCGCATTCTCTCTCGAATACCAACGTCACCTGCATGACTAAGGACTCGGACGGCAACATCTGGCTGGGAACATACCACGGCGGAGTCAATCTTTACCATAATCCGCAGCACAGGATCATCCAGCACTACAAGAACACCAGCGGAACCAGCATCACCGGCAAGATAGTAAGAGCGATCTGCTCCGACAATAACGGGGACATCTGGGTCGGCACCGAAGACGGAGGCCTCTGCCGGTTCATAGTAAAAGAAAGAAGGATCGAGGACCTGGCCGCGCTCAACAGCTTCGGCGTCAACAATTACCACAGCATAATCCGTAACGGGGACGAGATGTGGGTCGCCACCTTCGGCAGGGGAATTTTCATTCTCGACGCCGCGAGCGGAGAATTCAAAGACCATCTGGATATCGGCGACAACCAGATAATAAACATAATGCGGGCCTCCAACGGTTATGTATATATAGGTACCGCCACCGGACTTTATCTGTACCGGGAGGGACGCGAGACAATGAAGATTCCGGAACTCCAGAATGCCATGGTGCACTACTGCTTCCAGGATTCCCGCGGGAATGTCTGGATCGGGACTTACGGAAGAGGTCTCTGGAAGAAGAAAGCCACAGAGAACCTTTTCAAATACGTGGAATCTCCGGATTACATAACATATCTCTATGAAGATCCTCTGGCCAATCTCTGGATTGCCACGGAAGGCGAAGGCGCCTGCTACAGGAACATAGACAGCGACGACGAATTCACTTACATCACAAAAGAGGACGGACTTCCTTCCAACATCACCTGCGCCATAACCTGCGGTATCCTCGGCAATATCTGGATATCCACCATCAAGGGACTGGTCATGTACAACCCTTACAACAAGATTGTGGAGAAAGTCTATCAGGACGACAACGGCACCGTCGGCGACAGCTACTGCTACGGAGCCTGCTACCAGTCCCCGAACGGAAATCTTCATTTCGGAACATACAACGGCCTCATCGTATTCTCTCCGGAGAATCTCGGCAACCCTATCGACGATGCGACTCTGTTCATAACCGATATCCATACCGGAGCCGGCAAGACATTCAAGGCTCTCAAGGAGAAAGGCAAATCCACTATCTACTCGGAAGAGATATCCTTCAAGAAGAAAGACGGGACCCCGCTTACTATCGGATTCTCGGCAATCTGCTATTCCAACATGGGAACGATCCGCTACAGATACAGTCTCATGAAACGAGGCAAAGGAGAGACCGTCACCACCACCGAAAACAAAGCCGTCTATACCGACCTTGCCCCGGGCACCTACGTATTCGACGTCAGCATAGAGGGCAACAATACTCCTCAGGGGCATCGTACCCTGAAGATAAAGGTCGTACCTCCGCTTTACCTTTCCATGATGGCCCAGATCTGTTATATCGCCATTGCGTTGCTTATCGGCCTGTCGCTCCTGATGCATTATATCCGCAGAAAGCGCTTCGAAGAGGAGCAAAAGATGGTCCAGATGGAGGCACTCAAGCAGAAGGAAATCTATGACGCCAAGATCAATTTCTTCACGAATATCACCCACGAGATACGTACTCCTCTCTCTCTCATCAAGATGCCTGTCGAGAAGATAATCGAAGAGAAGGCTTATCCGGAGAAATCGAAGGAGGACATAATGACGATCAAGGCCAATACCGAAAGACTCCTCAACCTTACCAACCAGCTTCTGGACATAAAGAAGATGGAGAAGGGAGAGATTACCATCAACTGTTCGGACTTCGACATATGCCAGTTCTCAAGGAAGATATCCGATTATTTCAGGACCGCCATCCATGACAGGCATCTACAGTTCTCTCTGGACATACCTGACGGTAAGATAAATGTCAATACCGATTCCGACAAGGTTGAAAAGATCATATGCAACCTTATGTCGAATGCCGTCAAATACAGCCAGAGCAAGATAGCCTTCACCCTGACACGTCTGGACAACGGCAAAATCAGGATAAGGGTCGACAGCGACGGATACCATCTCACCGAAGACGAAAGGGAAAAGATATTCATGCCGTTCTACCAGGTCAGGACTGTCACGTCCCAGCTCATAGGCAGTAACGGCACAGGACTCGGTCTTCCATACTCCCGCCATCTTGCGGCAGCCCTGGGTGGCGACCTGTATGTGGACTCTTCCGACAATGAAAACAACTCGTTTGTCTTCGAATTCCCTGTCAAATCGAAGATTGTGGCCGAGACCAAGGAAAAACCGGAGAAAGACGAATATATCGACGAGGGAGCAGAAAGCGGAAGACACTGCCTGCTTGTCGTCGAGGATTCCGAAGAGATGAAATCGTACCTCTGCAAGGAGCTTGGAAAAGACTATAAAGTACTGTCCGCGGCCAACGGAGAAGACGCCATAGTGGTTCTCCAGAACCATAAGGTCGATATGGTCATCAGCGATATCATGATGCCGGTCATGGACGGATACCAGCTCTGCAACCGCATCAAGAACGATATCGAGTTCAGCCACATCCCTGTAATCCTGATGACTGCCGCGGTCGGAGTCAAGACTCATATCGAGACTCTCGATGTCGGCGCGGAGGGCTATATCGAGAAGCCGTTCAGCATCGACCTTCTGAAGGCCCAGATCAACAACCTGTTCATGAACAGGGAGATTACATACAACCAGTTTGCGACCTCGCCTCTGACCCATTTCAACAGCGTTGTCATGAACAATATCGACAAGGATTTCATGGACAGGCTGCTGGAGGTGATTTCCGACAGGATATCCGAGCAGGAACTCAACATCGATACTCTCACCGAGGCTCTGCATACCAGCAAGTCCACCCTGTTCAGGAAGGTCAAGGCCAATATCGGAGTAAGCGTCAACGAGTATATACGTATATGCCGCCTAAAGAAGGCTGCTGAACTGCTTTCTACGAACAAGTATAAAATAAACGAGGTCGCGTATCTGACGGGATTCTCATCGCCGTCGTACTTCGCGACCTGTTTTCAGAAGCAGTTCAACATATCGCCGTCAAACTTCATAAAGAACCTGACGACGACACGATGA
- a CDS encoding Cell fate regulator YaaT, PSP1 superfamily (controls sporulation, competence, biofilm development), with protein MNENENIRYDCSRGCTVTRGQEDELTCTYRQGCCKLEAYNWLKGVSQEQYRDYFEVRFKNTRKGIYRNESGQSIKIGDLVIVEAQTGHDLGIVTLEGPVVGRQMKCRGIDMDSYEFKKIYRKAKAFDIEKWQEAIAREQATMIRARQIAVELGLEMKIGDVEFQGDGTKAIFYYIADGRVDFRQLIKVFAEEFRIRIEMKQIGARQEAGLIGGIGVCGRELCCANYITSFKSITTSAARAQDLSLNPQKLAGQCGKLKCCLNYEVAAYMEAQSHLPKVLEPLEFEDGLAYLVKTDILREIMYFSYEKNSLTDIYPLDAAEVKEILRMNRNGQKPESLKLEPEPELPEFVTAVGDDSITRFDAPKKSRRRKQPAKAQNGGKAQNNGGNGQNNGQNNGGNGQNNGKGRHQRRPDKGNRK; from the coding sequence ATGAACGAGAACGAAAATATCAGATACGACTGCAGCCGAGGCTGTACTGTAACGAGAGGACAGGAAGACGAACTTACCTGCACCTATCGTCAGGGCTGCTGCAAACTCGAAGCCTACAACTGGCTCAAGGGCGTATCCCAGGAGCAGTATAGAGACTACTTCGAGGTCCGCTTCAAGAATACCAGGAAAGGCATCTACCGCAATGAATCCGGTCAGAGCATCAAGATCGGAGATCTCGTCATCGTCGAAGCCCAGACCGGCCATGACCTCGGAATAGTCACCCTCGAGGGACCTGTCGTAGGACGCCAGATGAAATGTCGCGGCATCGACATGGACTCCTATGAGTTCAAGAAGATATACCGCAAGGCCAAGGCCTTCGATATCGAGAAATGGCAGGAGGCTATCGCAAGGGAGCAGGCCACGATGATAAGGGCCCGCCAGATTGCCGTGGAGCTCGGCCTCGAGATGAAGATCGGAGACGTGGAATTCCAGGGAGACGGCACCAAGGCCATATTCTACTATATCGCCGACGGCCGCGTGGACTTCCGCCAGCTTATCAAAGTCTTCGCAGAGGAGTTCCGTATCAGGATCGAGATGAAGCAGATCGGAGCAAGGCAGGAAGCCGGCCTCATCGGAGGTATCGGAGTCTGCGGAAGAGAGCTCTGCTGCGCCAACTATATAACCAGCTTCAAGTCTATCACGACTTCAGCCGCAAGGGCCCAGGACCTTTCGCTGAACCCGCAGAAACTCGCCGGCCAGTGCGGAAAGCTGAAGTGCTGTCTCAACTACGAAGTCGCCGCCTATATGGAGGCCCAGTCTCATCTGCCTAAGGTTCTCGAGCCTCTCGAGTTCGAAGACGGACTCGCTTATCTGGTCAAGACAGATATCCTCCGGGAGATAATGTATTTCTCTTATGAGAAGAACTCTCTCACGGACATATATCCTCTCGACGCCGCCGAAGTCAAGGAAATCCTCAGAATGAACCGCAACGGCCAGAAGCCGGAGTCACTCAAGCTCGAACCGGAGCCTGAACTTCCGGAGTTCGTGACCGCCGTGGGCGATGACAGCATCACCCGCTTCGACGCCCCTAAGAAGAGCCGCAGACGCAAACAGCCGGCAAAGGCCCAGAACGGCGGCAAAGCCCAGAATAACGGCGGCAATGGCCAGAATAACGGTCAGAATAACGGAGGAAACGGCCAGAATAACGGCAAAGGCCGTCATCAGCGTCGTCCGGACAAAGGCAACCGTAAATGA
- a CDS encoding SsrA-binding protein — MPKAKSKVQISNRRASFDYEFLETYTAGIVLAGTEIKSIRAGKASLVDAFCYFDQKGQLYVKGMNVAQYFWGSWGQHEPTRDRKLLLTKKELRNLRQAVRQKGLTIVAVKLYIAENGYAKLLIALARGKKEYDKRQSIKEKDLKRELSL, encoded by the coding sequence ATGCCAAAAGCAAAGAGCAAAGTACAGATAAGCAACAGAAGGGCCTCGTTCGACTACGAGTTCCTGGAGACTTATACCGCTGGAATAGTGCTCGCCGGTACCGAGATAAAGTCTATCCGCGCCGGCAAAGCCTCTCTGGTGGATGCTTTCTGCTACTTTGACCAGAAAGGCCAGCTCTACGTCAAAGGCATGAATGTCGCCCAGTATTTCTGGGGATCATGGGGCCAGCACGAGCCGACCCGCGATCGCAAGCTGCTGCTTACGAAGAAAGAGCTGCGGAATCTCCGTCAGGCGGTAAGGCAGAAAGGCCTGACTATAGTCGCCGTCAAGCTCTATATCGCGGAGAACGGATATGCGAAACTGCTGATCGCCCTGGCGCGGGGAAAGAAGGAATATGACAAGCGACAGTCGATAAAAGAGAAGGATCTCAAGCGCGAACTTTCACTATAG
- a CDS encoding Enterochelin esterase yields MKKTLVILASAMIFAGTAIAQEQAEIKEDFKPSELNQPGQEYPMVNSQGYARFRIVAPDAKAVNVSLGLGGQRGGTDLVKGEDGVWTGTTAGPMDEGFHYYHLTIDGGVFNDPGTNNYYGSTRWESGIEIPAHDADFYAVKDVPHGKVTQVLFNSPSTGVFRRAFVYTPPQYDADSDARYPVLYLQHGWGEDETAWSVQGHANLIMDNLIAEGKIKPFIIVMTYGMTNEIKFGSGFRNFNYHEFETVLVDELVPYIDANFRTVADKQHRAMAGLSMGGMETRNITLARPEVFGYYGLLSGGIYTPADIKSKDQVAVIFMSCGSKENPAGVTKAAEDLRAAGYNAFSYVSEGTAHEFLTWRRSLYQMAQLIF; encoded by the coding sequence ATGAAAAAAACACTAGTAATCTTAGCTTCTGCTATGATCTTTGCCGGTACTGCCATTGCGCAGGAACAGGCAGAAATTAAGGAAGATTTCAAACCTTCAGAGCTCAATCAGCCGGGACAGGAGTATCCTATGGTCAACTCCCAGGGCTATGCACGTTTCCGCATCGTCGCACCTGATGCAAAGGCTGTCAATGTCAGCCTCGGACTCGGCGGCCAGCGTGGAGGTACCGATCTCGTCAAAGGCGAAGACGGAGTATGGACCGGAACTACGGCAGGTCCTATGGACGAGGGTTTCCACTACTATCATCTTACTATTGACGGTGGAGTCTTCAATGATCCGGGAACTAATAACTATTACGGCTCTACCCGTTGGGAGAGCGGAATCGAGATTCCAGCCCACGATGCAGATTTCTATGCTGTAAAGGACGTGCCTCACGGCAAGGTGACCCAGGTTCTCTTCAATTCTCCAAGCACCGGAGTATTCCGCAGAGCCTTCGTCTACACTCCTCCTCAGTACGATGCCGACAGCGATGCAAGATATCCTGTACTCTATCTCCAGCATGGTTGGGGAGAGGACGAGACCGCATGGTCAGTGCAGGGTCACGCAAACCTTATCATGGATAACCTTATCGCAGAGGGCAAGATCAAACCGTTCATCATCGTGATGACATACGGCATGACCAACGAAATCAAGTTCGGAAGCGGCTTCCGCAACTTCAACTACCATGAATTCGAGACAGTGCTCGTAGACGAGCTCGTACCTTATATCGACGCCAACTTCAGGACTGTAGCTGACAAACAGCACAGGGCAATGGCCGGCCTTTCCATGGGCGGCATGGAGACGAGGAACATCACCCTCGCCCGTCCTGAAGTGTTCGGATACTACGGCCTTCTAAGCGGCGGAATTTATACTCCGGCCGACATCAAGAGCAAGGACCAGGTTGCCGTAATCTTCATGAGCTGCGGCAGCAAAGAGAATCCTGCCGGCGTCACAAAGGCCGCCGAGGATCTCAGGGCAGCGGGTTACAACGCCTTCTCATACGTTTCCGAGGGCACGGCCCACGAATTCCTTACTTGGAGAAGGAGCCTCTACCAGATGGCACAGCTTATATTCTAA
- a CDS encoding tRNA (guanine-N7-)-methyltransferase: MGHGKLKRFRENETFGCLLQPASSEVLDKSAEGFALKDHAIRGNWNRQMFACEQPIVLELGCGKGEYTIDMALRNPEFNYIGVDIKGARLWKGAKYATEHNLPNVAFLRTRIEFIGAFFAPGEVSEVWLTFSDPQMKSENSRLTSPRFLERYRAFMAPGGIVHLKTDSMFLHQYSKAMAEQNGLKILACTEDLYATDPETLAVDPEIYNRDRLASLYEVQTYYESMFLKQGLKITYLSFVIDREGPYIYPEFDADYWRSVEAPRKTFNVL, encoded by the coding sequence ATGGGACACGGAAAATTAAAGAGATTCAGGGAAAACGAGACATTCGGATGTCTCCTCCAGCCTGCATCCTCGGAGGTGCTGGACAAATCCGCAGAAGGCTTCGCCCTCAAGGACCATGCAATCCGCGGCAACTGGAACCGTCAGATGTTCGCCTGCGAGCAGCCGATAGTCCTGGAACTCGGCTGCGGGAAAGGGGAGTATACCATCGACATGGCCCTGCGCAACCCGGAATTCAACTATATCGGCGTCGACATCAAAGGCGCAAGGCTCTGGAAAGGGGCCAAATACGCGACGGAGCATAATCTCCCCAATGTCGCCTTCCTTCGCACCAGAATCGAGTTCATAGGCGCGTTTTTCGCCCCTGGAGAGGTCTCCGAAGTCTGGCTGACATTCTCCGATCCGCAGATGAAGAGCGAGAACAGCCGCCTTACCTCCCCGCGCTTCCTGGAAAGATACCGGGCATTCATGGCCCCTGGCGGAATAGTGCACCTGAAGACCGACAGCATGTTCCTGCACCAGTACAGCAAGGCCATGGCAGAGCAGAACGGGCTGAAGATACTTGCATGTACCGAAGACCTCTACGCCACCGACCCCGAGACTCTGGCCGTCGATCCGGAAATCTACAACCGCGACCGTCTGGCCTCGCTCTATGAGGTCCAGACATACTACGAGAGCATGTTCCTGAAACAGGGGCTCAAGATCACCTATCTCTCCTTTGTCATTGACAGGGAGGGACCATATATCTATCCCGAATTTGATGCGGATTACTGGCGCTCGGTCGAGGCCCCGCGAAAGACTTTCAACGTACTTTAG
- a CDS encoding tRNA dimethylallyltransferase has product MVFFANFGIMDLKIDEILRAYDAGETDLICVLGPTASGKTRFAVNLCREITRLRGTSEPAAEIISGDSRQVYRGMDIGTGKDLCEYGEIPYHLIDIADAGTRYNIYEYQHDFEAAYKDITGRGKVPVLCGGSGLYIEAATCGYALPQVPPDEKLREELEKEDIEELREKLAELRPITDPSVMESKRRIIRALEVAFYEREHPVRRTGFLPKNTYFIGTDVSREERIARIDRRLDERLAEGMIEEVKGLIDNGVAPADLMYYGLEYKFVTQYVLGILSFDEMRTLLANAIHQFSKRQMTWFRGMERRGTVIHWVKP; this is encoded by the coding sequence ATGGTTTTTTTCGCTAACTTTGGCATAATGGATTTGAAGATAGACGAAATACTGCGCGCATACGACGCCGGAGAAACCGACCTGATCTGCGTCCTGGGGCCTACAGCCTCCGGAAAGACCCGCTTTGCCGTCAATCTCTGCCGGGAGATCACCCGTCTCCGGGGAACATCGGAGCCGGCCGCCGAGATCATATCTGGAGACTCCCGCCAGGTCTATCGGGGCATGGACATCGGCACCGGCAAGGATCTCTGCGAATACGGGGAGATCCCGTACCACCTTATCGACATCGCCGACGCGGGCACGCGCTACAATATCTACGAATACCAGCATGACTTCGAGGCCGCCTACAAAGACATCACCGGCCGAGGAAAAGTCCCGGTACTATGCGGAGGCTCAGGACTTTACATCGAGGCGGCGACATGCGGCTACGCCCTGCCCCAGGTGCCGCCGGACGAGAAACTCCGCGAGGAGCTCGAGAAAGAGGACATCGAAGAGCTGCGGGAGAAACTGGCGGAGCTACGTCCGATCACGGACCCTTCGGTCATGGAATCCAAGCGCAGGATCATAAGGGCGCTGGAGGTCGCTTTCTACGAGCGCGAGCATCCGGTCCGCCGCACCGGCTTCCTGCCGAAGAATACTTATTTCATAGGGACTGACGTTTCCCGCGAAGAGCGTATAGCCCGGATTGACCGCCGGCTGGACGAAAGGCTCGCCGAAGGCATGATCGAAGAAGTCAAGGGGTTGATAGACAACGGAGTAGCTCCAGCCGATCTCATGTATTACGGACTGGAGTATAAGTTTGTGACTCAATATGTCCTCGGGATTCTGTCGTTCGACGAGATGAGGACGCTGCTGGCCAACGCCATCCACCAGTTCTCGAAGAGGCAGATGACGTGGTTCCGCGGGATGGAACGCCGCGGCACGGTAATCCACTGGGTCAAGCCCTAA
- a CDS encoding DNA polymerase-3 subunit delta', with the protein MRFKDIIGNDNVVKALVGMADSGRVPHALMMYENDGGGALAIALAFISYLNCKDRHDGDSCGECASCNQTDKLIFPDLRFTFPITSSTKVSGEVSKLTCDNFVPYWRELVSANPYFLENELSTALGIEKKSGVIAVAEGKAIMQKLSLSSVTDGYRCIVIWLPEKMNQQTANMLLKSIEEPEGKTVFILITHQPEAVLPTISSRCLPLRVLPLSGEEVRRTLVEKMGVTEEEASRAAFFSGGSVGFALHTLSEDGDFGAMHEIVEDMIGKMLERDYLGTLEIGEALAAMESREKQKAFCNFAGDCLRKIFMIQQKMDDIAGIPPESEAFYRNVAGRCSRSFCRKAIEMINRTSLMLDRNVSQKILFCNMVSRMYTSIV; encoded by the coding sequence ATGAGATTCAAAGACATCATAGGTAACGACAACGTAGTCAAAGCCCTTGTCGGAATGGCTGACAGCGGGCGCGTTCCGCATGCCCTGATGATGTATGAAAATGACGGAGGCGGAGCCCTCGCGATAGCCCTCGCCTTCATAAGCTATCTCAACTGCAAAGACCGTCACGACGGGGACTCGTGCGGGGAATGCGCAAGCTGCAACCAGACAGACAAGCTTATCTTCCCCGATCTCCGTTTCACTTTCCCTATCACTTCAAGTACCAAGGTGTCCGGAGAGGTCTCGAAGCTTACCTGCGACAACTTTGTGCCTTACTGGAGAGAACTCGTGTCCGCTAATCCTTATTTCCTGGAGAACGAACTTTCCACAGCACTTGGCATAGAGAAGAAATCAGGAGTGATAGCAGTCGCCGAAGGCAAGGCCATAATGCAGAAACTGTCACTTTCCTCAGTGACTGACGGCTACAGATGCATAGTCATCTGGCTGCCGGAAAAGATGAACCAGCAGACCGCAAACATGCTGCTCAAGTCCATTGAAGAACCCGAAGGAAAGACAGTATTCATCCTTATCACCCATCAGCCGGAAGCAGTGCTCCCGACCATCTCCTCCCGCTGTCTCCCGCTCAGGGTACTTCCTCTTTCCGGGGAAGAAGTCAGGAGGACTCTCGTGGAAAAGATGGGCGTGACGGAAGAAGAAGCGTCCCGCGCCGCCTTCTTCTCGGGCGGCAGCGTAGGATTCGCCCTGCACACCCTCTCCGAAGACGGAGATTTCGGTGCCATGCACGAAATCGTCGAGGACATGATAGGAAAGATGCTCGAAAGAGACTATCTCGGGACTCTCGAGATCGGCGAAGCCCTTGCGGCGATGGAATCGCGTGAAAAACAGAAAGCTTTTTGTAACTTTGCAGGAGACTGTCTCAGAAAGATATTCATGATCCAGCAGAAGATGGACGATATCGCCGGCATTCCGCCGGAATCGGAGGCATTCTACCGCAACGTTGCCGGCCGCTGCAGCAGGTCGTTCTGCCGCAAGGCCATTGAAATGATTAACCGGACCTCACTTATGCTTGACAGGAATGTATCCCAGAAGATACTGTTCTGCAATATGGTGAGCCGTATGTATACCAGTATCGTATGA